One stretch of candidate division KSB1 bacterium DNA includes these proteins:
- a CDS encoding type II toxin-antitoxin system Phd/YefM family antitoxin, whose protein sequence is MEPLDVNNIRPLTDFRNKMKEYIKELNEHKKPIVLTQHGKSAAVLLSAEKFQEMQDQIEFMRKVARGLEDYKSGRVHSIQGTFDEVDKIIDAAHKR, encoded by the coding sequence ATGGAACCTCTAGATGTAAATAACATTCGGCCTTTGACTGATTTCAGAAACAAGATGAAAGAATACATTAAAGAGTTAAATGAACATAAAAAGCCTATCGTTTTGACGCAGCACGGCAAAAGCGCTGCCGTTTTACTGTCTGCTGAAAAATTTCAAGAAATGCAAGACCAAATTGAGTTCATGCGTAAAGTTGCACGAGGGCTCGAAGACTACAAAAGTGGCCGTGTGCATTCCATTCAGGGCACGTTCGATGAAGTTGACAAAATCATAGATGCTGCTCACAAACGATGA